One Podarcis muralis chromosome 1, rPodMur119.hap1.1, whole genome shotgun sequence genomic window carries:
- the LOC144327536 gene encoding disintegrin and metalloproteinase domain-containing protein 20-like has product MTPSLFAISVIFAHAVGHNLGMKHDEKHCTCDRHSCVMAAYGVSTDKFSNCSYKDYFSVRNRKCLLVPLDPDRMYKFAYCGNKVVEDKEECDCGSTEQCKLDPCCQSNCMLSPEATCAFGECCVECQYLPVHKVCREQVSSCDLPEYCNGTSEWCPEDVYVQDGAPCSDGAYCYHGNCTTHTGQCRMIFGNKATSASKDCFSEMNARGDRFGNCGLRHDTYKKCDTQNILCGQIQCENVYKLPSLEEHSTIINTPLGNRHCWSTDYHAGIDIPDIGAVRDGTPCGTEMMCINGECKNVSLFCGG; this is encoded by the coding sequence ATGACTCCCAGTTTGTTTGCTATTAGTGTTATATTTGCCCATGCAGTAGGACATAATCTTGGAATGAAACATGATGAAAAACACTGCACTTGTGATCGACATTCTTGCGTTATGGCTGCATATGGAGTAAGCACAGATAAGTTTAGCAATTGCAGTTACAAGGATTACTTCTCGGTAAGGAACAGAAAGTGTTTGTTAGTTCCACTAGACCCTGATCGAATGTATAAATTTGCATACTGTGGAAACAAAGTAGTGGAAGATAAAGAGGAATGTGATTGTGGCTCAACAGAGCAATGCAAGTTGGATCCATGTTGCCAGTCTAATTGCATGTTGAGTCCAGAAGCCACTTGTGCTTTTGGAGAGTGCTGTGTTGAGTGTCAGTATCTTCCAGTTCATAAGGTTTGCAGAGAACAGGTCAGCAGCTGTGATCTTCCCGAGTACTGCAACGGGACTTCAGAATGGTGTCCTGAAGATGTTTATGTACAAGATGGTGCCCCCTGTAGTGATGGGGCATATTGCTATCATGGGAATTGCACAACTCACACTGGGCAGTGCAGAATGATCTTTGGCAACAAAGCAACCAGTGCATCAAAGGATTGCTTCAGTGAAATGAATGCTCGAGGTGATCGCTTTGGCAACTGTGGGCTTAGACATGACACTTATAAGAAATGTGATACTCAGAACATCTTGTGCGGCCAAATCCAGTGTGAAAATGTTTATAAACTACCTTCTTTGGAGGAACACAGCACCATAATTAATACGCCTCTTGGCAATAGGCATTGCTGGAGTACAGATTACCATGCTGGAATAGACATACCTGATATTGGAGCAGTGAGAGATGGGACTCCTTGTGGCACAGAAATGATGTGTATTAATGGGGAGTGCAAGAATGTGTCCCTCTTCTGTGGAGGCTAA
- the LOC144325695 gene encoding disintegrin and metalloproteinase domain-containing protein 20-like: MGCLSAFFHLSGKMTSSLPWLLVLISWNVLSETAGQNPPQGYRYASYEMIVPRKLTPRYGQNPHTITYLLQIEGKGHIVKLRKKKSFVPKHFPVFTYSREGDLQMDYPFISDDCFYRGLVKGHPASRVTLSTCSGGLRGLLHLENRTYEIEPVQASATSQHVLYRLEEMVGAVRMRCGLTEEEQRHQEAMIQSTNNVTVQIDARAAWWTHTRYLEVAIVIEHERYVRFDRNESRIALQVLDIIHAANSIYEPLAVELSIAGLEIWSEKNLMKIEDTIEKTLLNFVTFVKKSLSKHMHPDAAHLFVQ, encoded by the coding sequence ATGGGGTGCCTTagtgcattctttcacctgtcAGGGAAGATGACAAGCAGTCTTCCCTGGCTGCTGGTGCTGATCTCATGGAATGTGTTGAGTGAGACTGCAGGTCAGAACCCTCCACAGGGCTATAGGTATGCCTCCTATGAGATGATTGTCCCAAGGAAATTAACCCCCCGATATGGACAAAACCCCCACACTATCACTTACTTGCTGCAAATTGAGGGGAAGGGCCACATCGTGAAGCTCAGGAAAAAGAAGAGCTTTGTGCCTAAACATTTCCCTGTCTTCacttacagtagggagggggacctTCAGATGGACTATCCTTTCATCAGTGATGACTGCTTCTACCGCGGCTTGGTAAAAGGCCATCCTGCCTCTCGAGTCACCCTCAGCACTTGCTCGGGGGGACTCAGGGGTCTGTTGCACTTAGAAAACCGCACCTATGAAATTGAACCTGTTCAGGCATCTGCTACTTCTCAACATGTGTTGTATAGATTGGAGGAAATGGTGGGTGCTGTACGAATGAGGTGCGGGCTAACAGAGGAAGAGCAAAGACACCAAGAGGCCATGATCCAaagcacaaataatgtaacagttCAAATTGATGCAAGAGCAGCCTGGTGGACACATACCAGATACTTGGAGGTTGCCATTGTGATAGAACATGAACGGTATGTCAGGTTTGACAGAAATGAAAGTCGTATTGCTTTGCAAGTTCTAGATATTATCCATGCTGCAAACTCAATATATGAGCCACTTGCTGTTGAGTTGTCTATAGCTGGCCTGGAGATTTGGTCAGAAAAGAACCTCATGAAAATCGAAGACACAATAGAAAAAACACTGCTCAATTTTGTCACGTTTGTAAAAAAGTCACTAAGTAAACATATGCATCCTGATGCTGCTCACTTATTTgtacagtag